One Ignavibacterium sp. DNA segment encodes these proteins:
- a CDS encoding SDR family oxidoreductase, with protein sequence MKKICLITGATSGIGKAAAKELSKLGFDLILTGRSEDKGKQFSDLLNKNYKINSEFIRCDISSLKDVRLFAEQIKSKYDRLDVLINNAGSRFGEYQKSSDGIELTFATNHLGHFLLTNLLFDLLKNSDDARIINVSSSAHYEKQIDIDDLVSPKEYNRSLVYGRSKLANVLFTYEFVKRNDNPNIVMNAVDPGGVATNFAKNEGFIRWLKHIAFYIAKRQLLTPRQGAETVIYLASSQQVKNVTGKFFFEKKEKRSSDESYDLAKAKQIWDLSEKLCGIKFL encoded by the coding sequence ATGAAAAAAATTTGTTTAATTACTGGTGCAACATCCGGGATTGGTAAAGCAGCAGCAAAAGAATTATCCAAGCTTGGATTTGATTTAATACTGACTGGAAGAAGTGAAGATAAAGGTAAACAGTTTTCTGATTTGTTAAATAAAAACTATAAAATCAACTCAGAATTTATCAGATGTGATATTTCATCATTAAAAGATGTGAGATTATTTGCTGAGCAGATAAAATCAAAATACGATCGGCTGGATGTATTGATTAATAATGCAGGATCACGATTTGGTGAATATCAAAAGAGTTCTGATGGAATTGAATTGACTTTTGCAACTAATCATCTTGGGCATTTTTTATTAACGAATCTATTGTTTGACCTTCTGAAAAACTCTGATGATGCAAGAATTATTAATGTTTCATCATCTGCACATTATGAAAAGCAGATTGATATAGATGATTTAGTTTCTCCAAAAGAATATAATCGTAGTTTAGTTTACGGAAGATCAAAACTTGCGAATGTTTTATTCACTTATGAATTTGTAAAAAGAAATGATAATCCGAATATTGTAATGAATGCCGTAGACCCCGGAGGAGTTGCAACTAACTTTGCAAAGAACGAGGGTTTTATCCGCTGGCTAAAACATATTGCTTTTTACATTGCGAAAAGACAGTTATTAACTCCCAGGCAAGGTGCAGAAACAGTTATTTATCTTGCATCCTCGCAACAAGTTAAAAATGTTACAGGTAAATTCTTTTTTGAAAAGAAAGAAAAAAGATCTTCTGATGAATCGTATGATTTAGCTAAAGCAAAACAGATCTGGGATTTAAGCGAAAAACTTTGCGGAATAAAATTTTTATAA
- a CDS encoding C69 family dipeptidase: protein MIKKFFFTSLLLLSVLFSAETYSCTNFIVTKGASTDGSVMITYTADSFGFYGELFHYPAAVYQNGNWLEIYEWDSGKFLGKIPQASVTYNVIGNMNEYQVVIGETTFGGREELSKPNGIIDYGSLMYIALQRSKTAREAIKIMTDLVNEYGYYSSGESFSIADANEAWILEMIGKGEGGKGTVWVAVKIPDGYISGHANQARITTFPLNDPENCLYSPDVISFAREKGYFTGKDSEFDFSAAYAPLDFGAIRFCDARVWSLFRRCNLEMDKYISYIRGESLERMPLYIKPDKKLSVHDVMSLMRDHYEGTELDMTKGIASGPYQMPYRWRPLTWTYNGEEYFNERPISTPQTGFSFVSQARSFIPREIGGVLWFGVDDTYFTVYTPMYASMTKVPYNFSHGVGSYSKFSWDSAFWVFNFVANFSYPRYSLVLDDVQKVQNELEGKFLAQQENVESTALSLLKNSRGEAIEYLTNHSLNSAAITFTSWKKLGEDLILKYMDGVAKTEFFRPKNIGYPDEFKKLIAEESGETLKMKQIFTDHTAAYNENIKKADKLLNEKKYSDAKLLYEKALSIKPFEEYPKTKIEKINSILNTIEELHKNTF, encoded by the coding sequence ATGATTAAAAAATTTTTCTTTACAAGCTTATTATTGCTTTCTGTTTTGTTTTCAGCAGAGACTTATTCCTGCACAAACTTTATTGTTACCAAAGGTGCAAGCACCGATGGTTCTGTTATGATTACTTATACTGCGGATTCTTTCGGATTCTATGGCGAGCTTTTTCACTATCCCGCAGCAGTTTATCAAAACGGCAACTGGTTGGAAATATATGAATGGGACAGCGGTAAGTTTCTCGGTAAAATCCCACAAGCTTCTGTTACTTACAATGTAATCGGAAATATGAATGAATATCAGGTTGTTATCGGTGAAACAACATTCGGCGGCAGAGAAGAACTTTCCAAACCAAATGGTATTATTGATTACGGTAGTTTAATGTATATCGCACTTCAAAGAAGTAAAACTGCACGCGAAGCAATTAAAATTATGACTGACCTTGTAAACGAATATGGCTATTACAGCAGCGGAGAATCTTTTTCAATTGCTGATGCAAACGAAGCCTGGATACTTGAAATGATCGGCAAGGGTGAAGGCGGTAAAGGAACTGTTTGGGTCGCAGTCAAAATACCGGATGGATATATTTCCGGTCATGCTAATCAGGCAAGGATTACAACATTTCCTTTAAATGATCCTGAAAACTGCTTGTATTCTCCGGACGTAATTTCATTTGCAAGAGAAAAGGGATACTTTACAGGAAAGGATTCTGAGTTTGATTTTTCTGCAGCTTATGCTCCTTTAGATTTTGGTGCAATAAGGTTTTGTGATGCAAGGGTGTGGTCTCTGTTCAGAAGATGCAATTTAGAAATGGATAAATATATTTCTTACATCCGCGGCGAATCGTTAGAGCGAATGCCTCTATATATCAAACCAGATAAGAAACTTTCAGTTCATGATGTTATGAGTTTAATGCGCGATCACTACGAAGGAACTGAACTTGATATGACTAAGGGAATTGCCTCCGGTCCATACCAAATGCCTTATCGCTGGAGACCTTTAACCTGGACTTATAACGGCGAAGAATATTTTAATGAACGACCTATCTCAACACCGCAAACAGGATTTTCATTTGTTTCTCAAGCACGTTCTTTTATACCGAGAGAAATTGGCGGAGTATTATGGTTTGGTGTTGATGATACTTATTTTACAGTCTATACTCCGATGTATGCATCAATGACAAAAGTACCGTATAATTTTTCTCACGGTGTTGGATCTTATTCAAAGTTTAGCTGGGACTCAGCATTTTGGGTTTTTAATTTTGTGGCAAACTTTTCGTATCCAAGATATTCATTGGTTTTAGATGATGTTCAAAAAGTACAGAACGAGCTTGAAGGAAAATTTCTTGCACAACAGGAAAATGTGGAATCAACTGCTTTGTCATTATTAAAGAACTCAAGAGGCGAAGCAATTGAATATCTGACAAACCATTCTTTAAACTCTGCCGCAATTACATTTACAAGTTGGAAAAAGCTTGGTGAAGATTTAATATTAAAATATATGGATGGGGTTGCAAAGACAGAGTTTTTCAGACCAAAGAACATTGGTTATCCTGATGAATTTAAAAAACTGATCGCTGAAGAATCAGGCGAAACACTTAAAATGAAACAGATATTCACAGACCATACTGCTGCTTATAATGAAAACATAAAAAAGGCTGATAAGCTTCTTAATGAGAAAAAATATTCCGATGCAAAATTACTTTATGAAAAAGCTTTGAGCATTAAACCATTTGAAGAATATCCCAAAACAAAAATTGAAAAAATAAATTCTATACTTAATACTATTGAAGAATTACATAAGAACACTTTTTAA
- a CDS encoding alpha-2-macroglobulin family protein: protein MAKINFILWSLIISLLLVPVIISQTTKSSEKFYNSSWEKADSLERSGLTRSALKVVEEIFASAKKEKQYPQYIKAVLFKLKFANYVEENSHIKIVNEVKKEIQESSFPSNAILKSILADMFWEYYKNNRYKFLQRTETVNFGSEDFSTWDLNRIIREITKYYLGSIEDKEKLQNISLEEFEPILINQDSDNAHLRPTLFDLLTHKALAFFISEESALTQPVYKFVLNNENDFAVNTEFIKNVYTTKDSLSLKFYAIQLYQKLIEFHLSSGNNEALLDVDIARLNFVKQISILKDKNKFYFRTLQNLAEKQKDFPHSSLACFYLAQYYKEEGNKYNPDVSDEFKWHTKKALQICDSIAVKYPKTIGTYNCLNLKIEILSRSISLQIEKANLPSEPFRVLVSYKNIEKLYMRVIDLNDTLEAEVKSKDDEQMIKIYTAQTAIKEWSLNLPVKDDYQNHKTEIVIPSLPVGKYLIMAATDSNFTYIKNGIAYCKTWVTNLSFIRRSFPDNFAEIMVLDRKTGEPISDVNIELYNTEYNQRIGTYQYVKSDSGETDSKGRFKYKSLNYHYYSNYKVLLVKDNDEFDSEDNYDYRYSRDKELQEVNSALFLDRAIYRPGQIVYFKGLMYKTDYKKDHDIISDKRTTVTLYDNNKQKIADTTLTTNEFGTFNGQLTIPFGRIGGNYSLSNEFTTKTFKVEEYKRPKFEVKFEPIKGSYALNEKISVTGFAKTFSGANLNDVEVKFRVSRITSFPFYNWRYRNYYNWYNRNYSSTEIVNGTIKTDNEGKFIVEFDAIPDLAILRETNPIFNYSVYVDVVDATGETRSAQTNIKAGYVAINIYSEIPEIINQKSNDEYAINTINLNGQFEPAEVFIEVYKLKTPERVFRNRLWSKPDSFILSESEFYKTFEFDVYNDENEYFNWEKDSLVYQTNLITKENSIIRFDGKKAWYIGKYLVNIKTKDKNGIPVEITKYFTLFNPDSKEIPLNNTIWVHLDSKIYQPGDTARLYFGSALKNVKALFEIEQDGKLFDEKLIEINNEQKIIEIEIEEKHRGNIAVSISLVINNENFLITRHIMVPWTNKKLDITVETFRDKITPGVPEKWSFKILDFKGKNADAEFLASMYDASLNQFAANNWYFNVHHGFSTKLFWNSSNCFSTSNSSFFAINFNEPYKFNFGILYPQLDNFGFSFYGFGYRNKYIYQPPKKKERKEKVSFIEDSESDYLKSSVSLDEVIVVSERPLIEKSSTNTTRIVSSDEIQPLPVRGGRVDEVGYIVEGISQNEMETAGEKLKFEGIAARKNLNETAFFFPELRTNKNGEVIVSFTTPETLTRWKFMGFSHTKDLEVGFITKETVTKKDLMIQPNPPRFLREGDEIYFTAKVSNLSDDSLSGSATLQLFDAFTMQPVDNLFENNKSIKSFSLDKNMSEALSWRLKIPTGITEAIVYRVLAKSDNFSDGEENALPILTNRMLVIETLPLPVNANQTKSFVFDKLKNNTSTTLQNYNLTLEFTSNPAWYAIQALPYLMEYPYECSEQIFSRYYANSIAGFIANSNPKIKKVFDSWKTTDKDALLSNLEKNQELKYALLEETPWVLEAQNESVRKRNIGLLFDLVKMSDELKRAEDKLKKLQYSNGGWPWFEGLPESNYITQYIVAGIGHLERLGINNFRVNNNLLSMLQKAISYIDLKMYEEYKKLKNSKISLYKKNIGYSQIHYLYGRSYFNDIPVDKKYQEAFDYWKNQAEDYWLSNNKYMQGMIALALYRFSETEIAGEIIKSIIENAVMNDEMGMYFKEERGWYWYQAPIETQALLIEAVDEITNDQKSVDLMKTWLLKNKQTNDWKTTTATANACYALLLRGTEWLAETQLPDIKIGDEILYIENKPDLHIEQGTGYFKTSWKGDNIKPEMADITVTNKNNIVSWGALYWQYFEQLDKITFSETPLKINKKLFLEIDTESGKKITPIDDNTELNPGDKIIVRIEIRVDRSMEYIHLKDMRAAGLEPINVLSTHKHQDGLWYYENTKDAATNFFIYNLPAGTYVFEYPLRATYKGNFSNGITSIQCMYAPEFSSHSEGSRISIK, encoded by the coding sequence ATGGCTAAAATAAATTTTATTCTTTGGTCGTTAATAATTTCACTCCTTCTAGTTCCAGTTATTATTTCGCAGACAACCAAATCTTCAGAGAAGTTTTATAATTCTTCGTGGGAAAAAGCTGATTCATTAGAAAGAAGCGGACTTACAAGATCGGCACTTAAGGTTGTTGAAGAGATATTTGCATCTGCAAAAAAAGAAAAGCAATATCCTCAGTACATAAAAGCCGTTCTCTTTAAGCTGAAGTTTGCAAATTATGTTGAAGAGAACAGCCATATAAAGATTGTTAATGAAGTTAAGAAAGAAATTCAGGAATCATCATTCCCTTCAAATGCAATATTGAAATCAATACTTGCTGATATGTTTTGGGAATATTATAAAAACAATCGTTATAAATTTCTGCAAAGGACAGAAACCGTAAATTTTGGAAGCGAGGATTTTTCAACCTGGGATTTGAACAGGATCATAAGAGAGATAACAAAATATTATTTAGGTTCGATTGAAGACAAAGAAAAGCTACAAAATATTTCGTTAGAAGAATTTGAACCGATTTTAATTAATCAAGATTCAGACAATGCTCATCTGCGTCCTACCCTGTTTGATTTATTAACACATAAGGCTTTAGCTTTTTTCATAAGTGAGGAATCTGCCTTAACTCAGCCTGTTTATAAATTTGTATTAAACAACGAAAATGATTTTGCAGTTAATACAGAATTTATAAAAAATGTTTATACTACTAAAGACTCACTGTCACTTAAGTTTTATGCAATTCAGCTTTATCAAAAATTAATTGAGTTCCATTTATCCTCCGGAAATAATGAAGCATTGCTTGATGTTGATATTGCACGGCTAAATTTTGTTAAGCAAATCAGCATATTAAAAGATAAGAATAAGTTTTATTTCAGAACATTGCAGAATTTAGCTGAAAAACAAAAGGATTTTCCTCACTCATCATTAGCTTGTTTTTATCTTGCACAATACTATAAAGAGGAAGGAAATAAATACAATCCTGATGTTTCTGATGAATTTAAATGGCATACAAAAAAAGCATTACAAATATGCGATAGTATTGCGGTAAAATATCCCAAAACTATCGGCACATATAATTGTTTAAACTTAAAAATTGAAATATTAAGCAGATCAATTAGTCTGCAGATTGAAAAAGCAAACCTGCCCAGCGAACCTTTTAGAGTTTTAGTATCGTATAAAAATATAGAAAAGCTTTACATGAGAGTTATTGATTTGAATGATACTCTCGAAGCTGAAGTAAAATCCAAAGATGATGAACAAATGATTAAGATATATACTGCTCAGACTGCAATTAAAGAATGGTCGCTTAATTTGCCTGTTAAAGATGATTATCAAAATCATAAAACAGAAATAGTAATTCCATCTTTACCGGTTGGCAAATATTTAATTATGGCTGCAACTGATTCAAATTTCACTTACATAAAAAACGGAATAGCATATTGTAAAACCTGGGTTACAAATCTTAGCTTTATAAGAAGAAGTTTTCCTGATAATTTTGCAGAAATAATGGTGCTCGACAGGAAAACAGGTGAACCTATATCTGATGTTAATATTGAATTGTATAATACTGAATATAATCAGAGAATAGGAACATACCAGTATGTAAAATCTGATTCCGGCGAGACTGATTCAAAAGGTAGGTTTAAGTATAAGTCACTTAACTATCATTATTATTCGAATTATAAGGTTTTATTGGTAAAAGATAACGATGAATTCGACTCTGAAGACAATTATGATTATAGGTATTCAAGAGACAAGGAGTTACAAGAAGTCAATTCTGCATTATTCCTTGATAGAGCAATATACAGACCGGGACAGATTGTTTACTTCAAAGGTTTAATGTATAAAACTGATTATAAAAAAGACCATGATATCATTTCAGATAAAAGAACTACAGTAACACTTTATGATAATAACAAACAGAAAATTGCTGATACAACTTTAACAACAAATGAATTTGGAACTTTTAATGGACAATTAACCATTCCATTTGGAAGAATAGGCGGTAATTACTCTTTATCAAATGAGTTCACTACTAAAACATTCAAAGTTGAAGAATATAAAAGACCAAAATTTGAAGTTAAGTTTGAACCAATTAAAGGAAGCTATGCCCTGAATGAAAAAATTTCAGTAACAGGTTTTGCCAAAACTTTTTCTGGTGCAAACTTAAATGATGTTGAAGTTAAATTTCGAGTTTCTAGAATCACATCATTCCCTTTTTATAACTGGAGATACAGAAATTATTATAACTGGTATAATCGTAATTATTCATCCACTGAAATAGTTAACGGCACTATTAAAACCGATAATGAAGGAAAATTCATAGTTGAGTTCGATGCAATTCCGGATCTGGCGATTTTAAGAGAAACCAACCCGATTTTTAACTACTCAGTTTATGTTGATGTTGTAGATGCTACGGGTGAAACCCGTTCTGCTCAAACTAATATAAAAGCTGGCTATGTTGCTATAAATATTTATTCAGAAATTCCTGAAATTATAAACCAGAAATCAAATGATGAATATGCAATTAATACTATTAATCTGAATGGACAATTTGAACCAGCAGAAGTATTTATTGAAGTTTATAAGCTTAAAACTCCTGAAAGGGTATTTAGAAATAGACTATGGAGCAAACCAGATAGCTTTATTTTATCTGAATCAGAATTTTATAAGACGTTTGAATTTGATGTTTACAATGATGAGAATGAATATTTTAATTGGGAAAAAGACAGTTTAGTTTATCAAACAAATCTGATAACAAAAGAAAACTCGATTATCAGATTTGATGGAAAGAAAGCCTGGTATATAGGGAAGTATCTTGTAAATATTAAAACTAAGGACAAGAATGGAATTCCGGTTGAAATTACTAAATACTTTACATTGTTTAATCCAGATTCAAAAGAAATTCCTCTTAATAATACAATCTGGGTTCATCTGGATAGTAAAATTTATCAACCCGGTGATACTGCAAGACTGTATTTTGGTTCGGCTTTGAAAAATGTTAAAGCTCTGTTTGAAATCGAGCAGGATGGAAAACTTTTTGATGAAAAACTGATCGAGATAAACAATGAACAAAAAATTATTGAGATAGAAATTGAAGAGAAGCACAGAGGAAATATTGCTGTAAGTATTTCGTTAGTTATAAATAATGAAAACTTCTTAATTACTAGGCATATTATGGTTCCGTGGACTAATAAAAAATTAGATATCACGGTGGAAACATTCCGTGATAAAATAACGCCTGGAGTGCCGGAAAAATGGTCGTTTAAAATCCTTGATTTCAAAGGAAAGAATGCAGATGCAGAATTTCTCGCTTCAATGTATGATGCATCGTTAAATCAGTTTGCTGCTAATAACTGGTACTTTAATGTGCATCATGGGTTTAGCACAAAATTATTCTGGAACAGTTCAAACTGCTTTAGTACGAGTAATTCATCATTCTTTGCTATCAATTTTAACGAGCCTTATAAGTTTAATTTCGGAATTTTATATCCACAACTGGATAATTTCGGTTTTTCGTTTTATGGATTCGGTTACAGGAATAAGTATATCTATCAGCCGCCTAAAAAGAAAGAGAGAAAGGAGAAAGTATCATTTATTGAAGATAGCGAGTCTGATTATCTTAAAAGTTCGGTAAGTCTGGATGAAGTAATAGTTGTTTCTGAAAGACCTTTGATAGAAAAATCTTCTACAAATACTACGAGAATAGTTTCTAGTGATGAAATTCAACCTCTCCCAGTTAGAGGTGGGCGAGTAGATGAAGTTGGATATATTGTAGAAGGAATTTCACAAAACGAGATGGAAACTGCTGGTGAAAAATTAAAATTTGAAGGAATTGCCGCAAGAAAAAATCTTAACGAAACCGCTTTTTTCTTTCCAGAATTAAGAACAAATAAAAACGGTGAAGTAATAGTTTCGTTTACCACTCCCGAAACTTTAACCCGATGGAAGTTTATGGGCTTTTCTCATACAAAAGACCTTGAAGTAGGATTTATAACTAAAGAAACTGTTACTAAAAAGGATTTGATGATTCAGCCAAATCCGCCAAGATTTTTAAGAGAGGGTGATGAAATATATTTTACAGCAAAAGTTAGCAACCTTTCAGATGATTCACTCTCTGGGTCTGCAACTCTACAGCTTTTTGATGCTTTTACAATGCAGCCGGTTGATAATTTATTTGAGAATAATAAGTCCATAAAATCATTCAGTTTAGATAAGAATATGAGTGAGGCATTAAGCTGGAGATTGAAAATCCCGACTGGAATAACAGAAGCAATAGTTTATCGTGTGTTGGCTAAATCGGATAATTTTTCGGATGGTGAAGAAAATGCGCTACCAATTCTTACAAACAGAATGCTGGTTATAGAAACTTTGCCGCTTCCGGTAAATGCCAATCAGACAAAAAGTTTTGTGTTTGATAAATTAAAAAACAATACATCAACTACTCTGCAGAATTACAACTTAACACTCGAGTTTACTTCAAATCCTGCCTGGTATGCCATTCAGGCTCTGCCGTATCTTATGGAATATCCCTATGAATGCAGCGAACAAATATTCAGCCGTTATTATGCAAATAGTATTGCAGGTTTTATCGCAAACTCAAATCCAAAAATTAAAAAGGTATTTGATAGCTGGAAAACAACAGATAAAGATGCATTACTTTCTAATCTTGAAAAGAATCAAGAATTAAAATATGCTTTATTAGAAGAAACTCCGTGGGTATTAGAAGCACAAAATGAATCTGTAAGAAAAAGAAACATCGGATTATTGTTTGACCTTGTTAAGATGTCTGATGAACTTAAAAGAGCTGAAGATAAACTGAAAAAGCTTCAATACTCAAACGGCGGCTGGCCCTGGTTCGAAGGTTTACCGGAAAGTAATTATATAACTCAATATATTGTTGCTGGTATCGGACATCTTGAAAGACTTGGAATAAATAATTTCAGAGTTAATAATAACTTACTAAGTATGCTTCAGAAAGCAATCAGTTACATTGATTTAAAAATGTATGAAGAATATAAAAAATTAAAAAATTCAAAAATTAGTTTATATAAAAAAAATATAGGTTATAGTCAGATCCATTATCTTTATGGCAGAAGTTATTTCAATGATATACCTGTTGATAAAAAATATCAGGAAGCATTTGATTACTGGAAAAATCAAGCTGAAGACTACTGGCTTTCTAATAATAAATATATGCAGGGAATGATTGCTTTAGCTCTTTATCGATTTTCGGAAACAGAAATAGCCGGTGAAATAATTAAATCAATCATTGAAAATGCCGTTATGAATGATGAAATGGGAATGTACTTTAAGGAAGAAAGAGGCTGGTATTGGTATCAGGCACCAATCGAAACTCAGGCATTATTAATTGAAGCGGTGGATGAAATTACTAATGACCAAAAATCTGTTGATTTGATGAAAACTTGGCTGCTTAAAAATAAACAAACAAATGACTGGAAAACTACCACTGCAACTGCAAATGCTTGTTATGCACTTTTACTAAGAGGAACTGAATGGCTTGCTGAAACTCAATTGCCTGATATAAAAATCGGAGATGAAATACTGTATATCGAAAATAAGCCCGATTTACATATTGAACAAGGAACTGGATATTTTAAAACATCCTGGAAAGGTGATAATATAAAACCAGAGATGGCTGATATTACAGTAACAAATAAAAACAATATTGTTTCGTGGGGTGCACTATATTGGCAATATTTTGAGCAGCTTGATAAGATTACCTTTTCAGAAACTCCATTAAAAATTAATAAAAAATTGTTCTTGGAAATTGATACTGAAAGCGGTAAAAAAATTACTCCGATTGATGACAACACTGAATTGAATCCCGGAGATAAAATAATAGTAAGAATAGAAATCAGAGTGGATAGAAGTATGGAATACATCCATTTAAAAGATATGAGAGCAGCAGGATTAGAACCTATAAATGTTTTATCTACTCATAAACATCAGGATGGTTTATGGTATTATGAAAACACTAAAGACGCTGCAACAAATTTTTTCATCTATAACTTACCAGCCGGCACTTATGTTTTTGAATATCCATTAAGAGCAACTTATAAAGGCAATTTTTCAAATGGTATTACTTCAATTCAATGTATGTATGCTCCGGAATTTTCAAGTCATTCAGAAGGAAGCAGGATATCTATCAAATAA